The following DNA comes from Meles meles chromosome 8, mMelMel3.1 paternal haplotype, whole genome shotgun sequence.
GAATGCAATATTATTTTGCaacttggcattttttttcccagttccTCTAATTTCTAACTTTTAAAAGCGAAGACTGTAACTTATTTTTCCTTGTCTCTCAGCATGACATAGGACAGTGACTGGACTCTTGAAAAGGTATATTGAATTTTTAGTAGTGTCAATGAATGCAAAACTTTGATACTTTCTGACAGATAGATTAATTAAATCCCTAGACACGACCTGGGTTTGAAGGGAGACTATGtgaattaatgtaattttaaattaattttcctcTTGGTGTCAACTTCCTTGTGCTGAGGTGCTAGTGGGGAGGGTTTTAGAATAGTGACTGATGCTGTAGGGTGAGGGTTTGATGGGGTTAAGTGTTATTTTACCTGGGATGTGCTTGTGTTGGTCATCAGTGTCTATTCTACTGGGACACAGCATCGATATGTCCATTAACAGTAGGAAAATAGACACTTGTCTCCCACCTGGAGGACAGCCCATGTTGTCTCACCCAGACTTTAACACAGGAGCAAATTATCTTGTGATTTTTCTGATGATGTCCTTAGAATAAGCATTACTgattagaaatagaaaagaatagaatagaaatagaatagaatagaaatagaaaagctggATTCACCATAAAAATCTTtccttgggggggaaaaaaggaagaagaaagaaaccattaGAAAACATTCagggcatggggcgcctgggtggctcagtgggttaaagcctctgccttcggctcaggtcatgatcccggggtcctgggatcgagccctgcatcgggctctctgcttggcagggagcttgcttcctcctctctctctgcctacctctctccctacttgtgatctctatctgtcaaataaataaataaaatctttaaaaaataaataaataaataaaaagaaaacattcagggCAGTCCTAAGAGGCAAAGTCACACAGGTGCACTCATCTCCACAGCCTGTTACGCAGATCCTTGAAGAAACACACAGCAGGACCACAGACCCCATTTATCTGATCCCAGACTCTTAGTAACCCTGAGATTTGAACCGGTGGATCCAGACATGCAAACAAGCCAGGGTTCAAAACATGTTGGACTCAGGCTGGAATGTGAAACCATGTTCATTTTGGGTAACTGGCCAAGGACAGGTGAGTCTTTTGGCCCTAAGGGCCAACCCTTAATCTCAGCTCAGTCCCCACCCCTCTTATGAGACTGCAGTTAAACCAAGAGGGAATTCGTTTGAAAAGCAGCACGGATTTTTCGGGGTTTTTTAAatcccctcttccttctctactGTTACTTTACCATTGTTCCTCTCTGGTTCTCGAGGCTCTTGTTAACCTTGAAGAACCTCTATGAACCTTAGCATTGGTTACTATCTTCCCCAGCAGTCTCCCCCTGGTGTGAATCCCAGATTACTCTCCCACCATTCACTCACATTTTTCTTTATGGAATGGCCTCTGAAAGAAAGGCAGTATTCTCTTCAAAAAGGCAGtgtttaggagtgcctgggtgtctctgttggttaagggtctgccttgggctcaggtcgttgatcttagggtcctgggatggagttccgctcagcagggagtctccttccccttctccccctgccccaccccaccccactagtgctctctctcttgattctctcaatttttttttttttaaaggcaacatTTAGTGCCTGCAGTGAAGGTGAATTCATATATGGAGacatccatttctttctctttgcggGTGGGAATGGGTTTTCCCCTTGGAACAGGAGAGACTTTATGCCCTGCTATTACTGTAAGAAGTTGAGCCTATATGTTTGTTCTACAAATCTCGAACGTTGGTCTCCTGGTTTAACGGTGGCAGAATGGGTTACTGCAGTCTTGAAATGCATGCTTGTCTACAATCTGATTTCCTTTTAGGGAAGATGGGCATTTAAATGGACATCAGGAGAAATCAAGAGATTAACAGGTGTTTTTTAAAGGGGCTTTTGTCTTTAACAGGGTTAGGTTGGTTTCATCGTGTGGTGCGCTTTATCCTGATTTCTCACGGAAGAGGGAAAATGAAGATTTGTTCATAGTTGTCCAGCTAGTGAACTCCCAGGAGGAGATAGTCCCTAACAGTAGATGTTGCAGCTGGATATTAGCAACCTGAACTTGGAGGAGAGCGTGTTTGTCTTGTCCAGCATTAGCGACGGTCTTTCTGCTTCCTTCACAGGCGTCAACAAACAATTGTCGCATGTGCCCTTGCGCTGCTTCTCTGGGGTCGGCTTCGCGAGTGGTGTTTGGTCAGTTTCCGCGGGTGTTTGTTGTTTCACTTAGAGAGCAGCGGGTGTGTACTGGCTCCCGTCCCAGCGGAGGAGGCCCCTGAACACTGGAGTCTCACCCCTTTCATGGAAACTTCTGTACACGGTCTCATCACATACGGTCGTGAGAATCCGCGTTAGAGAcgttttctaacattttttgcTGGTAGCTAAGACTCAAATGTGACAGATAAAGAAGGCTGAGTAGTGGAGAGAACGTGGCGTTTCTCAAACCAGAAAGCCCCGAACTCAGTGATGCGGTGagtccagtttttccaaattgTGGGCCAGGATACACTGGTGGAATACAATGAGTGCGACGCGTCTGATGTTTTCTGAATGGAAATGTAGCTGTTCTAAGTGATAGACTGGGGAAGGATAGAACGTTTCGTGTTATTTCAAGAATCCTTTTGTTTAGAGATACAGACTGGTTTAcgcatgtgtgcgtgcatgtgcatgtgtgtgtttgtgtgtgcacacccacatgtgtgcacgtgcgtgtttTGTGTGTTTCCGCGTGTGTTCATATGCACATGCGCATGCATGCACACGGCACCTGGCATGTGCACATATGCCCGTGCGTGCATGTGTCCGCGTGTCTGCATGTGTCCGTGTGCACGTGTGCGCATGTGCACGTGCTCCTGTGCGTGTGCGTGTATGCCCACATGCattgcacgtgtgtgcatgtgtgtgtgcatgtgtgcgcacGTTCATGTGCACgtgggtgcatgtgtgtgcgcatATCTGTGCATGTGAACACACGCCTCTGTGTatgagcatgtgtgtgcatgtgtgtatgtgcccACGTGTGCATTTCCACttgtctgcatgtgtgtgcattctgTGTGCATGTGCGTACGTGCCTCTGTGCCCGTTTGcacgtttgtgtgtgtgagagacgtGAAACTGGGTCACAATCTAAAATCTATATTGTCATCAGCAGAGCTTTGGGTTTCAATGTGTCATCATTCTGAGGCCTgaatttctcatctgttaaatgagaTTAATGGCGACTATTTTGAGGGTTTCTTCTGAGGATCGATGGCAGTAATACATGCAAGGTACCTTGCATCGCACCTAATTTACATGCTAGACATGCAAAAGATGTTACCTTTTACTAAAACTAacccatttaaaatttaattgattagAATCTATTCAAGTGTACACAGAATTGAGTCAAGATTTAAATCcataaaactaatttaaaatattttctgattcgAAAGACAATGATGTTAAAAATTAATCAGGAAGGACATTGCTTAATTAATTCActctgtttattgatttttttctttgagatcaTTGCTTTTCAgttcaataaagtatttttaatttatcaacCCATTTACTTGAGTAATATTTCCAGAAGCTGGAATATGTCCAAAGGAACGTGACAGAAATTCTTATGTGACTCCAAACTTATGCTATGAGACATAGTTAAATAATCTGGTGACAGCTTACAAAAGAGAATACTCAAATGACATTGATTTCATATACTAAAAGGATTATTTCATGCCAgagaaattatattaattaaataagcCTTGGAAGCAGAAGAGTGAAGACATATTTATTGGAACTTATGGAAAAATAGAGTTCAGCTCAAAACCAGAACCAAAGAATTACTCTTGAGTCTGGTCCTGAGCCACCAGAGCTGCCCCAGCGGGGATGGTCCTCTGAGAAGGGAGGATGGGTATGTTTGGATTCGATGGGGTACAAATCATCTTTAAGCTTAAAAACCTGATGATTGTTTAGATCGGCTTTTATGGGTTGATATCCTGATGGGCTCTATatcaaactttgtttttttaaagattttatttgacagagcacaacagggggtgcagcaggcagagggagagggggaagcaggctccctactgaacagggagtccaacgtggggctcgatccctggaccccgggatcatgacctgagctgaaggtagctgcttaaccgactgagccacccaggcgccccatatcaaACTGTCATGTTGAGCAGTCCCATAGGGCATATGCGTGTGAGACGTGCGTTTTCCATAAGTGGGCCTGGAAACACAGTCTGGTGGAAACTGCTGGGGAACATGCACGCTTTCATCTGTGAAGGAATCCTTGTGTTAATCGGGTCTGTTTTCATGTAGTGACAGGCATTAAACGCTTATTCCTGGCTTTACTCtgtatttcttccttcatttggTTAGTTACATTTGCTGAGTACTTGTAAACCAAAGTAGAAAAGAAGCATGTCCATTGCTCGTTTTTAGCAGTTTAGTGGGCATAATAAGCCTTGGTATGAATGCAGAGAAGGTTGGGGCTCATGAGCATGGCAGCATCTGTACCGAGGAAGAACACGAgccgtaggggcgcctgggtggctcagcgggttaaagcctctgccttcggctcaggtcatgatcccagggttctgggattgagccccgcatcgggctctctgcttagcggggagcctgcttcctcctctttctctctctctgcctgcctctctgcctacttgtaatctctatctgtcaaataaataaatctttaaaaaaaaaaaaaaaagaacacgagCGGTGAACTAATGGCAGCTGGACGGGGAGAGGGGACGCTAGAGAAATACGATGGTTCGTTTCACCAAGAAGCAGACCAAGAAAGGCATGATAGGGAAAGGTGATGGTagggaaggacttttttttttctctgtagccTTTAGGGAGTGCTTTGAGTGGCTTTTGATTTTGTGGGGAAAAGAATAACTTTAAAGGATGCCTTCGATCATAATGTAGTCATGGTGCCTGACAGTGACTCTCTCCTCCAAAGTAATTTACAGAAGAGGAATCGAGAGTTGTGTAAAAAGGGACCCGACTTGCCCAAGTACTCCAGAGCTAGAATCAGAACACGTGTTTCTTGACTTCACACCGTTCTTTCTGATATCAGTCTTGATGGGTTCCTGCCCTGAAACGTCCTCCAAGTCTGTGGCCCTCGGGCAGCTGGACCCGTGTGTCAGGGGTTTTAGCTATGGATGTAACGGGTCTGGGATCTTCCAGGAGTAACGCGGGGTGGGTTGTTTGAATGGATCACGCAGCTGAGTGAGGGCTCCTGCGTCTTCTCATTCACAGGTTTTCAAATGTTACTTTAACAGGAAAACCCTCTgttcacattatatttctatagCAGCTTAATGTGTAAGcagaggtttgttttttgttttgttttgtttttaaacaaagatgATTTAGTTGAAATGAGTATTAGGGATCTGGACCACTGCCTGCTCCTACTTCCCACTGGCCCACCGTGACAACCACGAGACTTCCAAgatgtatcatttaaaaaaaaaaaaaaaaaagacaaagtctaTTTGCTGGCCTTCGTTTTATGACCAGGCTTTCTTTGAAGGCAAGAGAAAGAGACATTACTTCAGACTTCCTGgagaaaaatccattttcttaaaTATGGCAAAAAGAGCCTGCAGGGGCAGATTTCAAGGGAGCATGATTCTAGGGGAGTCCAGTGGAAGGGAAGACATGAAATATGAGGAAATCGACCTCTGTACTGTCCAAAACAGGCGTTGTGAGGACTAACCAGCTCATGCGTAACTGACTCACCATGTCAAAGCTCTTTCCCAAAGAAAAAATTTGGGGAAAGAGGCAtatttctctaaatataaataattgttaATGCTGATTTGAAGTCGTTTTGTGCAGATGTCTGGTAGGGTCTGCAGTGATGGCTCTTTCTAGGGAATCTGCAGACTAGTATCTGGTttggacacccccacccccgccgcccttTAACCTGATGGGACAGAGACCTGTGTCCTTCCGTGGGTTCTCCGGAAATCACTCGGAGCCTCCAGAACCTTCCCGGGATGAGGCCCCGCCATCTCCGGATAAGAGAAACGAGGAGAGGCCGCGATCACGCAGTCACGAGTCGCATGGGGCGGATCCCACAAGGCAGCCCCCGAGCAGGCTCGGTTGTTACTGATGTTTAATGATTACACTGCCAGGGAGCCGTGTCTTAGAATCTCCTGGGACCTGAGGCTCCCTCAAGACGGTGGCATATTCATAACCCATTTCAACGCTTTTTCCGTCCTAAGTCCTTGACTGAATGCTTAACAGTCCCCGCAGCTTCCCTGTCCGGAGGCTCCTCTTGCCCAGCCCCGCACGCCAGCTTGGCGCACGGCGGCAGCTCCCCCTCGGGAAGGAAGTGCGTCTGCGTGCCGGTCGTGCCGATCACCAGCACGTCTTTCTTCAGGTCGAGGGAACACTGGTGTCTCCTGAGCATGTCTAGGCCTAGAAGCATGTCCATGGGCTGGTCCTCCAGGATGGAGAACGAGCACTGAAGGAAGTCGCCTTCGATCTGGATCTGGGCGAGGTGCACGCGGCCGATGATTCTCTGCGTGCCCACGCCCTTGGCGATGCCGGCCCAGCGGCGGTCCACCAGCCGGACGATGTTGCACCTCTCGGCGCACGCCTGGCTCATGATGGTCATCTGGGCCCCGGAGTCCACGAAGGCCTTCAGAGGGTGTCCGTTCACCTTGCAGTTGATGTAGAGCATGGTCACTTGCGCGAAGCTCTCCGGAGCCTCCTCCATCGCCATGCTCATGTTCTCCTCGATGTTGCGCTGCCGGATTTCTTCCTCGATCCTGGCCTGAGCCTCCGGGTCGAACGGGTCGGCCGTGAGGAGGCGCAGCCGCTCCTGATCCCGCAGGGcccgctccctctgctgctgcagGAGGACGCGGGAGAAGGCGTccaggttcccgctgagcagggcttcGGCCAGGGCCGGGTTGCGCTCCTTGAGCAGCGACAGGTCGTGCGGGTTGGACAGCAGCAGGCTGCGGATCAGGGCGGGGCTGTCCAGACCCTGCGCGCGCGTCACCTTCTCCCCGGAGCCCAGGCCATGGGACGGCTGCGGGGCGCGGGGCGgccgcggggcgcggggcggcaggggcggcgcgggcggcgggggcggcgggggcggcgggcggcAGCTGGACGTGCCGGGCACCGCTGCGCCGGCGGGGTCGGGCCGCGCCAGGCTGGACGTGCGTCCCGGCGGCCGCGGGCCCGCGCCCTCCTTCTGCAGCAGCACCACCACGTCGCCGTCCCGGAGGCCGTAGGAGCCCAGGGAGCGCTGGTCGTCGGCCAGGAGCCGCTCCAGGAAGAGGATCTGGGTCTCGGCGGCAGGGATGCCGGACTCGAGCTCGCAGAGCAGGCGGAAGTTGTAGAGCTCGAAGTCAGGGCTGACCTGGAGGGAGAAGGTCGCCTCGGACAGGTCCCTCCGCACGCAGTACACGGTGACCAGCATGGCATGGGCCCGAGCGGGCCTGGCGGGCACCGGGCATCGGGGTGTCCTCGGCTGGCTGGGGAGGTCCCGCCGGTGGTGCGGCTGCTCCCCACTCGCGCGGCCTGGGCTCGGGGGCACCCACGTCTGCGCGAGGCCCAGCCGCTCCGCACCTCCCTGCCCTCGGAACGCGGAGGAGGCCGCGTGCGTTCCACGCTCATTTGTGTGCAGCCGCGTGGAACTCGGAACCCCGCGGCCCCCTGCCAACCCTGCTGCGCCCGGGACCACAAAGAGACGATTCAGCTCTTCCTGAACAGCTGGGCCATTCCAGCGCGCTCTCTGGAGAGCTGTGTTCGCTGGGCTCTTCCGTGGGCCCCGGACAGGGAACGAGTGCGGATTTCCCGGGGGCCGGCAGCATACGGGGCGCTGGGCAAGAAAGAGGGGTCAGCCCTGGGCCCCGATCGCGGGGACCTCACCCTCTGGGGGAACTGGTGGCCAGCAGTGACTCAGAATACCCAGGCTGAGAGAGTGGCACTCCCGGCAAGGATGACAGGGGTCCGAATTCAGGACCAGGCCTGCTGTTTCCCAGAGCAAAGGGTTTCTGTCGGTGACTTTGACGGGCAGGGtaagaagctgaaaagaaaatgatcagCAGAGGTTTATAGAGTCCTACCTGAATCCGAGGCTGTAAACGGTATCCATACGCAAAAATCCTCCCCCAAAAATATAGAacgggagggagggaaaagagaaaaacgaGAAGGGGAATGGGAAGGATTCAAAGCAGGTGTTTGtgatgggtttttgtttgtttcttgtgtgtgtgtgtgtgtatgtgtgtgtgttcatttaatTTAAGGAAGAGTTTTCTCACAACCTGTGAAGGACACTTGGTGGCAGGAGGGCCAGGTTGACGCTTCCTTGTTGGCTCAGAGAGGACACTGTGCTAGGAGCTGAAAGTACGAGGACCAAAGCCAATGACCATGAGTGTGGTCCTTGAGTAGAACAGACAGGCCCCAGTCAGCCAGTGGATGTGGGGAGCGTAAAGGAACACACGGTGTGGATGACACAGAGGGTCTCTGAATGCAAGCCCCCTTCCCAGCAGCCTTCGGCAGGCGTGTGAGATGAACTTGTGAGGAGACCAGTCTGACCTGGTTCTGGAGTAAGATGGGTCACGGATGCCTCTCCAGGGGCCGTCTGTGGCTCCAGCTCCGACACAGGGCTCACTGCGCCCCCACACACACCGAGTGGAGGCTTGCAGGGCCCCAGTGGAGAGGTCCTTC
Coding sequences within:
- the DDI1 gene encoding protein DDI1 homolog 1, coding for MLVTVYCVRRDLSEATFSLQVSPDFELYNFRLLCELESGIPAAETQILFLERLLADDQRSLGSYGLRDGDVVVLLQKEGAGPRPPGRTSSLARPDPAGAAVPGTSSCRPPPPPPPPPAPPLPPRAPRPPRAPQPSHGLGSGEKVTRAQGLDSPALIRSLLLSNPHDLSLLKERNPALAEALLSGNLDAFSRVLLQQQRERALRDQERLRLLTADPFDPEAQARIEEEIRQRNIEENMSMAMEEAPESFAQVTMLYINCKVNGHPLKAFVDSGAQMTIMSQACAERCNIVRLVDRRWAGIAKGVGTQRIIGRVHLAQIQIEGDFLQCSFSILEDQPMDMLLGLDMLRRHQCSLDLKKDVLVIGTTGTQTHFLPEGELPPCAKLACGAGQEEPPDREAAGTVKHSVKDLGRKKR